Proteins encoded in a region of the Equus asinus isolate D_3611 breed Donkey chromosome X, EquAss-T2T_v2, whole genome shotgun sequence genome:
- the MCTS1 gene encoding malignant T-cell-amplified sequence 1 isoform X2, whose translation MFKKFDEKENVSNCIQLKTSVIKGIKNQLVEQFPVIEPWLNQIMPKKDPVKIVRCHEHIEILTVNGELLFFRQREGPFYPTLRLLHKYPFILPHQQVDKGAIKFVLSGANIMCPGLTSPGAKLYPAAVDTIVAIMAEGKQHALCVGVMKMSAEDIEKVNKGIGIENIHYLNDGLWHMKTYK comes from the exons ATGTTCAAGAA ATtcgatgaaaaagaaaatgtgtccaACTGCATCCAGTTGAAGACCTCAGTTATAAAGGGTATTAAGAACCAATTGGTAGAGCAATTTCCAGTTATTGAACCATGGCTTAATCAAATCATGCCTAAGAAAGATCCTGTCAAAATAGTGCGATG CCATGAACATATAGAAATCCTTACAGTAAACGGAGAGTTACTATTTTTTAGACAAAGAGAAGGCCCTTTTTATCCAACCCTAAGGTTACTTCACAAAT atcCTTTTATCCTGCCACACCAACAGGTTGATAAAGGAGCCATCAAATTTGTACTCAGTGGAGCAAATATCATGTGTCCAGGCTTAACTTCTCCTGGAGCTAAACTTTACCCTGCTGCAGTAGATACTATTGTT GCAATCATGGCAGAAGGAAAACAGCATGCTCTGTGTGTTGGAGTCATGAAGATGTCTGCAGAAGATAT TGAGAAAGTCAACAAAGGAATTGGCATTGAAAATATCCATTATTTAAATGATGGGCTGTGGCATATGAAGACATATAAATGA
- the MCTS1 gene encoding malignant T-cell-amplified sequence 1 isoform X1 has protein sequence MGKGRFDEKENVSNCIQLKTSVIKGIKNQLVEQFPVIEPWLNQIMPKKDPVKIVRCHEHIEILTVNGELLFFRQREGPFYPTLRLLHKYPFILPHQQVDKGAIKFVLSGANIMCPGLTSPGAKLYPAAVDTIVAIMAEGKQHALCVGVMKMSAEDIEKVNKGIGIENIHYLNDGLWHMKTYK, from the exons atgggcaaaggaag ATtcgatgaaaaagaaaatgtgtccaACTGCATCCAGTTGAAGACCTCAGTTATAAAGGGTATTAAGAACCAATTGGTAGAGCAATTTCCAGTTATTGAACCATGGCTTAATCAAATCATGCCTAAGAAAGATCCTGTCAAAATAGTGCGATG CCATGAACATATAGAAATCCTTACAGTAAACGGAGAGTTACTATTTTTTAGACAAAGAGAAGGCCCTTTTTATCCAACCCTAAGGTTACTTCACAAAT atcCTTTTATCCTGCCACACCAACAGGTTGATAAAGGAGCCATCAAATTTGTACTCAGTGGAGCAAATATCATGTGTCCAGGCTTAACTTCTCCTGGAGCTAAACTTTACCCTGCTGCAGTAGATACTATTGTT GCAATCATGGCAGAAGGAAAACAGCATGCTCTGTGTGTTGGAGTCATGAAGATGTCTGCAGAAGATAT TGAGAAAGTCAACAAAGGAATTGGCATTGAAAATATCCATTATTTAAATGATGGGCTGTGGCATATGAAGACATATAAATGA